The Schistocerca cancellata isolate TAMUIC-IGC-003103 chromosome 4, iqSchCanc2.1, whole genome shotgun sequence genome contains a region encoding:
- the LOC126183303 gene encoding uncharacterized protein LOC126183303, with the protein MCNRIIGQFFFNKSTITADVYLDLLTEYEAPQLTDLKPTTIFQQDGAPPYWGLHVCQFLNETFPGKWIGRDGPIPWPPHSPDITPLDFFYGGMQKISCIKHGSRIRDIADLKQRIRNAIATIDDTMLQQTWQEIKYCLDVLCATKGAHIEGY; encoded by the coding sequence atgtgcaaccgaataattggtcaATTTTTCTTCAAtaagtcaacaattactgcagatgtttacctcgaccttctgaccgaatatgaAGCACCACAACTGACTGATTTAAAACCAACtaccattttccagcaagatggtgcaccaccatattggggactgcatgtttgtcagttcctcaatgaaacatttccaggcaaatggattgggagggatgggccaattccttggccaccgcatTCACCtgatatcactcccttggactttttttatgggggtatgCAAAAGATATCATGTATCAAACACGGATCACGGatacgggacattgctgacttgaagcaaaggattcgtaatgccattgccactATTGATGACACTATGCTACAGCAAACATGGCAAGAAATCAAGTACTGTCTTGATGTGCTTTGTGCAACTAAAGGTGCCCATATAGAGGGCTATTAA